In Leptospiraceae bacterium, one DNA window encodes the following:
- a CDS encoding DUF2225 domain-containing protein, whose amino-acid sequence MVQPATQQSKKASFRAKENTSCPVCEEIHQKENMFQGGGRLIAGKLTQDLRRLYEKNKKFGRIHPNDYTLVVCPRCLYSSFPKDWNTIPAGDIEKIKNSAVDRKAYLEKILGPVNFKEDRNIVLGAASYLLAVDCYQLRSSQVAPTPKKAVSAIRAAWYFDDLNTDFPNMSFDKIRDILYQRAATWYGLTLEIMQSGTEPIDSAAGMLGPDSDNNWGFDGVVFLNAFLTMKFKDQMGDTPEKQLNLLVRAKRMLARLYGSGKSSKSKPSVIIDMARELYDEYGKVIEEMGGEK is encoded by the coding sequence ATGGTGCAACCAGCAACTCAACAATCAAAAAAAGCCTCTTTTCGAGCAAAAGAAAACACTTCCTGTCCGGTTTGTGAAGAAATTCACCAAAAAGAAAATATGTTTCAGGGTGGTGGAAGACTGATTGCGGGAAAATTAACCCAAGATTTAAGAAGACTTTACGAAAAAAATAAAAAATTTGGTAGAATACACCCAAATGATTATACACTTGTAGTATGCCCGCGTTGCTTATATTCTTCCTTCCCAAAAGACTGGAATACAATTCCTGCGGGAGATATAGAAAAAATCAAAAATTCTGCTGTAGATAGAAAAGCCTATTTAGAGAAGATTTTAGGACCTGTAAATTTTAAAGAAGATCGAAATATAGTTCTTGGTGCTGCGTCCTATCTATTAGCAGTGGATTGCTACCAACTCAGGTCTTCTCAAGTTGCACCTACTCCCAAAAAGGCAGTTTCTGCAATTCGGGCAGCTTGGTATTTTGATGATTTAAACACAGATTTCCCTAATATGAGTTTTGACAAAATCAGAGATATATTGTACCAAAGGGCAGCTACATGGTATGGATTGACTTTAGAGATCATGCAATCCGGAACTGAGCCAATCGATTCTGCAGCAGGAATGCTTGGACCCGATTCAGACAATAACTGGGGCTTTGATGGAGTAGTTTTTTTAAACGCATTTCTCACGATGAAATTCAAAGACCAGATGGGAGATACCCCTGAAAAGCAACTCAATCTTTTAGTTCGAGCCAAACGAATGCTTGCAAGACTCTACGGATCCGGAAAATCCTCCAAGTCCAAACCTTCTGTAATTATAGATATGGCAAGGGAGTTATACGACGAGTACGGAAAGGTTATAGAAGAAATGGGAGGAGAAAAATAG